TTACCGTGAACCAGCAGCTTGAGATCTTTTCAATTGGATGGCGCGACAGGCAAAGAAGGTATTATACGGCCGGGATTTACCAGGAATTTGATGCCTTTGTGTACTTTCCCAAAGACCCTGCAGTGCTGGCTTATGAAGGGAATAAAAATTACATAGGGCGAAATTTCGATTTTTCGGATGCTGCTTTCACTGCCGAGGTACTCAACGTTTTCCACCTGGGTTTTACCAATTATTATTCTGAAGATTTTAACTACGGCTTCCGCGGAAAAATTTATTCCGGAATTTTTAATGCCCACAGTGTTGATAATACCGGGATTTTTAGAACCGAGCTTTCCCCTGAAGGCCCCAACCTTTACCGGCATTATATGTCGCAGGTCGATATCTTGATAAACACCGCCGGGTGGGACGAACTCACAGATTCTGATGCTACCGACAGGCAGCTGATGGCGAGCTTCTTAAAAAAGGCATTTTTGGGAGGTAATATTGGGCTGGGCCTCGATGCCGGCTTCACCTGGTACCCTTCAGATCAATACAGGGTGACAGCCAGCCTGCTGGATATAGGTTTTATGCGCCAAACCAAAAATGTTGAAAACTACAGGTACTACGGAGATTACCAAACCGACGGGATCGAGCTGCTTTTCCCTGGTACGCGCGAGTACTGGGATGAATGGGAAGACAACTTGGACAAAAACCTGAAAGATGAAACCCTAACCAATTCTTACACCACCTGGCGCCCGGTAAAGTTCAATGCCTCAATAGATTTTGGGTTTGCTGAAAATGCCGAACCCTGTAACTGCTACCGCCCCATGGGCCGAAGAAGGTATTTTAACCATCTTGGAGCCCAGTTTTTTGCCGTAAAACGGCCTAGGGGCCTCAATTATGCCACCACGCTTTATTTTGATAAAACCTTTAACGACAATTTCAGGGGGAAGATCACCTACACTGCCGATTCCTACTCGTTTTCAAATATAGGGCTCCTGTTTTCTGCCAGACTTTCCAATTTTAATGTTTATCTTGCTGCAGATAATCTGCTGGATTATACAAATCTTGCAAAGGCGCAAAATGCCTCGGTGCAGCTTGGGGTCCAGCTAATGTTTAGCAGGGAATGAGAACCTTTTTTTTCTTTTTTGTTTTTTTGATCGGCATCACCGGGAACATTTTTGGGCAGGATGCCAATAAGTATCACTATGTGCTTGTACCACAGGAATTTGAATTCCTGAAGCACCCAAACCAGTACCAGTTAAACGCCCTCACCGCCTTTCTTCTCGAAAAGTACGGTTTTGAGGCCCTTTACGGGGAGAAGACTCCGGCAAATGTGGGGCTTTGCGACGTGCTCAAAGCCAATGTTCACAATGACTCGGGGATATTTCGTTCAAAACTCTATGTGACCCTCGAAAACTGCCAGGGAGAGGTGTTGTTTACTTCAAAAACCGGCACGAGCAGGGAAAAGAATTTCAAAAAATCATATCATGAGGCTTTGAGGGAAGCCTTTACTTCTTTTGAAGGCCTAAAAGAAGGCACAGAACTTATAAAAAGCGGGGTTACTGTTGCTGAAAATTCTTCGGAAAATGATCCTGCTGAAGTGGTGATAGATCCTGTGCCTGCGGCCAGAGATCTTCAGGAAAAACCTTCAGAAGTCATTGTAGACCCTGTGGTTACTTCCGAAGAAATGGAAAAAGCTGCTAAAGCATCCCCGGCAGTTCCTGAAGCAGTTCAGAAAAACAAAAATTTGCAGTTCGTGAACGGCGCCATTACCTATAAGCTGGTGAAAACACCTACAGGTTACGAGCTTTTCAGGGAAGGCGAGCCGGGTAAATTCGGAACTTTGCTGAAGTCGGGAGGCGGAGACAACTATTTGTACTCTTCAAAAAACATCTCCGGAAATGCCTTTTTTGACACCCGTGGAAACCTGGTTGTTGAATACCTTGAACCTAATTCCCAGCAACTCATTAGCGTAAAATATACGGCGAAAGCTCAATAACCGTATTTGCCTTTCCAGCGTTTTTGCAGAAAATCCCTTTGTGCCTGCTCCCGCTGATTGTTTCCGGGGCGAAAAAAGGTGTGGTTGCTTACTTCCTTCGGAAGAAATTCGGCTGCGGCAAAATTCCCTTCGTAATTATGGGCGTATTTATAATCTTCGCCGTAACCAAGGTCTTTCATGAGTTTGGTAGGGGCATTTCTTATGGCCAGCGGCACAGGAAGGTTCCCGGTCTTTTTTACCATCGCCTGGGCTTCATTGATCGCCATATATGAGGCGTTTGATTTTGGGGAAGTGGCCAGGTAAATACAGCACTGGCTCAATATGATCCTCGATTCGGGGTGGCCAATGGTAGAAACCGCCTGGAAGGTATTATTGGCCAGGATCAAAGCCGTGGGGTTTGCATTGCCAATGTCTTCGGAAGCTAAAATGAGTAAACGGCGGGCAATGAATTTCACATCTTCACCCCCTTCTATCATTCTTGCCAGCCAGTACACGGCCGCATTTGGATCGCTGCCGCGGATGGATTTGATAAATGCCGAAATGATGTCGTAATGCTGCTCCCCGGTCTTGTCATAAAGCACCGTGTTTTGCTGAACTTTGTTCATCACCATGTCGTTGGTGATCACTACCTTGTCTTCTTCTTCAGAAGTCACCACGAGCTCAAAAATGTTGAGGAGCTTTCGGGCATCACCGCCGCTAAGCCTTAACAGAGCTTCGGTTTCCTGTAATTCAATTTGTTTTTTGGAGATGAGCTCATCTTCAGCAATGGCTCTTTTCAGCAGGGCGATAAGATCGTCTTTTGAGAAAGAGTTGAGCACATAAACCTGGCTTCGCGACAGCAAGGCGGGAATCACTTCAAAACTGGGATTTTCGGTGGTGGCACCAATTAAGGTGATCCAGCCCTTTTCAACTGCACCTAAAAGGGAATCCTGTTGAGACTTGCTAAACCTGTGGATCTCGTCAATGAACAGGATGGGATTTTTGGTGGTGAAAAGTCCGTCGCTCTTTTTTGCTTTTTCAATAACTTCCCTTACATCTTTAACACCGCTGCTAATGGCACTAAGGGTGAAGAAGGGGCGGCCAGATTCGTTCGCAATGATATTTGCCAGGGTAGTTTTGCCCACGCCGGGAGGCCCCCAAAAGATCATACTGGGTATAATGTCCCTTTTAATTTGCTTGCGCAGGGCAGCTTCGGGACCCACCAGGTGTTGCTGTGATAAATAATCGTCTAATGAAAGCGGACGTAATCTTTCGGCCAATGGTTTATTCATGAGGTAAAAATAGTAAATTGACTACTCTTGCAGAAAACGGAAGAGCTTTAAGTTTTCTTAATGACGAACTGGCAGAAGGAAGAAGGTGTGCAAGAATGAGGCGTCAAAAATGTCATTTTTGGGAGGTTTTACAAGCCTCGTTTTTAATGGTCAGCTTTTTGTAATGTGCTAAGCCATGAAGGCGGAAAAATCGGGAAATACAGATCCTTTTATATTTACTACAGGGGTGGTAGGTTACCCTTTGTTGTTTGTGCTGGCTATCTGGATCGTGTTTTGGATGGAAATACGCTTTGGCTGGGACTTCACCAGCTTCGGGATCTATCCCCGGAGCCTTGAAGGGCTAAGAGGCATAGTTTTTTCACCTTTTATACACAGTGGGATAAAACATTTGTTTCACAATACAGTTCCGCTGTTCGTGCTTAGTCTTTCCCTCTTTTATTTTTACCGGAAATTAAGCTGGAAAATCCTTTTTTTAGGGCTCCTGCTGTCGGGGTTCCTTACCTGGCTCATTGGGAGGCCGGCCTTTCACATCGGGGCTTCAGGAATGATCTATGTATTGGCAGGATTTTTATTCTTTAAAGGAATTTTTTCGAGATATTTCAGACTGGTAGCGCTTTCCCTGATCGTGGTTTTTCTTTACGGCGGATTGTTGTGGTACATTACACCCATTGATCCCAAAATTTCCTGGGAAGGTCACCTGGCAGGACTTCTTTCAGGATTGATCTTTGCGCTCATTTACAGGCAGAATATTGCCCGTGCCCCAAAATACGAGTGGGAAAAGGAAACTTACAGGGAAGAGGAAGACCCTTTTATGCGGCATTTTGATGAAAACGGAAACTTCATTGAAAACCCTGATGTGGAAGACGATCCACTTTATGTTTACCACTACAAACGGGAAGAAAAAGACCGGCCAAAGGAAGAATAGACTTCGCTAATCCAGTCTCTGCCGCATCACCTCATAAAGAAAAGCACCGCAGGCTACAGATACATTTAAACTGCCAATACTGCCCTGCATGGGGAGTTTGGCTTTGTCGTCAACCAGCTTGAGCACAGATTCAGAAATACCCTTACCTTCATTTCCCATTACCAGGGCGGTTGGTTCTTTAAAATCTACAGAATACAGCAGTTTATCTGTCTTTTCTGTGGCAGCCACCACTTTAATACCCGAGCCCTGCATGTAGAAAATGGCATCTTTGATATGGTCTACCTTTATAAGCGGAATCTTAAAGATCGCCCCGGCAGAGGTTTTCACCGTATCGGCTGTAACCGGAGCACCCCCTTTTTTCTGAATTATGATCGCGTTCACACCGCAACATTCGGCAGTTCTTATAATCGCACCAAAATTGCGCACATCATCAACCTGGTCGAGTAGGAGGAAGAGGGGAGCAGCCTCCTGCTGAAGTGCTTTTTCAACTTCAGAAGCCAAATCGGCGAATTGCACGGGAGAGATCTTTGCCACAACACCCTGGTGGTTTCCTTTTACCAGTCGGTTTAATTTTTCTACCGGCACGTAAGAAATATTGTAGTCGCCAGATTTGGTCTTTTGCTGTAACTCCTGGAATAACTGTCCGCTAAGGCCTTTTTGAACAAAGATCTTATCTATGGTCTCATTATTCTGAATGGCTTCAATAACGGCCCTAATTCCAAAAATGGTGGTTGTATCTTTCATACTGCAAAGATAGAGATAATTGAATGGCTGCGGCGGACTCTTAAAAATTACTTCATTCCCGAGCCTGAACTGAAAAAACCTTTTTTACAGAAACAGGTTCTCCCGAATTTGTAAAACCTTCCAGGTGAATTTCATAGTTCCCGGGAACATCGGAAGTGAAGAATTCAATAACTTCTTCGGAAGCATCTATTTCTACTGAAGGTTTCCACAGAAGTTGAGTCCTTAGATCTGGAATCCTTGACAGCGGGTTACCTGAAGAAGCGGCATAAGATTGCTTAAAGTAATTCTTGCCGGCTTCAGGAAGTTTCATTGCCACTCTTTTGATGTAATCCTGGTTTAAAGATTCAGAAAAATTTCCCTCAATAGTTTCAACATCAACAATTCCGGAGAAAATATGAGAGCCCAAAAAGAAGTTATCCCTCAGGATCTTTATGCTTTTCACGTATTTAGCCGGGTAGTTGATCAAGAGATCGTGATCTTGCACCATAGCGCCGTCTACTATAAGCAAAGCCGGAAGATAAAAATTTGTTGCGCCGTCTGTCTGGTTGATGACGAACTCAGATCCGTCTTTGCCCTTTGCCAGGTGGGCAAACATGACAATTTCAACCATGGTTTCTTTTATAGTGGGAAACCGGGTGTAATCATCGAGATTATAAACAGTTGGTTCCTGAGAGTAAAAAGGTTCTTTTTCAGCTAGAATTTTTAATGTGTCGGGTTTAACGCTGTAATAGGCATTTTCAATCTGAACCTGTACGCTGCGGTCAAGAATATTCTCTTTCATGGCAGGGGTTATCCTGAAGTTTGCGAACTCCAGTTCAGGAGCATTGATTTGAGGTAAGGGGTCGAGCCGTATCTCGTAATTTTCGGCTTCACCTCCCAAAATCTGCATCAAAGCTTCGGGGGTGTCGTAGGCTTCATCTAAATTGAGATAGAATTTTCCCTGCTTGTTTGTAGTTGCGATCTTGAGAATGTAATCTTTACCCGGAAGGGAGAAAGCCAGTTTCTTACCGGCTAAATTGCGGGCTGCATCCGGCGTATTTGCCACAATTCGGCCAGAGATGAGGTTTCCACGGGCTTCAGGAAGAAAGACCGAATCTGTATTTTGACGTGCGGCAGGAAAGGAAAGGTCAAAATCTTCAGCAGTAAATTTCTTCGGAATAGAAATGCTGTCTCTTTTTCTAACGGAAAGAGAATACTCACCGGCAACTCCTTCGAGCTTTAGAGCTACTTTCTCTCTCCTGTCAAAAATGGCATTTTTCAGTATGATTTTCACAGGATTCTTGCTGTCTGTAACAGGAGTTTCAGTTGATTCAAAATTTTGAAAAATGGGCAGATTTCCTTCAGAAGTTGACAAAATAGCCGAAGAATCGCCACGGTAAGGGTTAATTATCGCAATATCCCCGGCAAAATACGACTTGTAATTCCTCATCCAGTTTGAATAGCTCAATAATTTGTAATTTCCGGAAGGTACCGTGGTGGGAATAAAGAAATCTCCCTGTGCCTGGCCATTTTTCAGCAAAAGTTTATGCTTAAAAATGCTATTTCCATCTTCGCTTATTAATTCTACATAAGCAACTTTGCTTATTTCGCTGAATTCTTCTGTATCCTTTTCAAGAGTGTAGAGCTTGTAGTACAGATATTCTCCCGGAAAAAGCAACGAAGAATTGTAATGGACAAAGATCTTTTCCTGCGGAACTTTTTCGAGCAGTGCAGCTCCGGCTGAACTATCTACTGCCTGCGCAGAAAAATGCAGCGGGAGAAAGAAACAGGTAAGTGTGAAAAAAAGGTATTTCATGTTCATTTTATTCAGTCCAAAAATCGGGTGCCTGGTTGGTGCCATAAACGGTGCAGTCTACACATTCGGTGGAAATAACTCTCATGGGGCCTTCGCCTAATTCCCCCGGAACAGGTGCTCCGGCCATGCTGTAATATCGAACTGTTCCGCCTTTGATCATACCAATTGGGGTGTC
This Salinimicrobium tongyeongense DNA region includes the following protein-coding sequences:
- a CDS encoding DUF5723 family protein, with amino-acid sequence MMRILFVLFILTFSSGIMAQNKQLLYNFDDLPQSLLLNPGAETNFDMHIGLPFLSQIHLSAGSSGVNMYDIFREGEGSVNDRIRNSLHKLTRKDFFTVNQQLEIFSIGWRDRQRRYYTAGIYQEFDAFVYFPKDPAVLAYEGNKNYIGRNFDFSDAAFTAEVLNVFHLGFTNYYSEDFNYGFRGKIYSGIFNAHSVDNTGIFRTELSPEGPNLYRHYMSQVDILINTAGWDELTDSDATDRQLMASFLKKAFLGGNIGLGLDAGFTWYPSDQYRVTASLLDIGFMRQTKNVENYRYYGDYQTDGIELLFPGTREYWDEWEDNLDKNLKDETLTNSYTTWRPVKFNASIDFGFAENAEPCNCYRPMGRRRYFNHLGAQFFAVKRPRGLNYATTLYFDKTFNDNFRGKITYTADSYSFSNIGLLFSARLSNFNVYLAADNLLDYTNLAKAQNASVQLGVQLMFSRE
- the rlmB gene encoding 23S rRNA (guanosine(2251)-2'-O)-methyltransferase RlmB — translated: MKDTTTIFGIRAVIEAIQNNETIDKIFVQKGLSGQLFQELQQKTKSGDYNISYVPVEKLNRLVKGNHQGVVAKISPVQFADLASEVEKALQQEAAPLFLLLDQVDDVRNFGAIIRTAECCGVNAIIIQKKGGAPVTADTVKTSAGAIFKIPLIKVDHIKDAIFYMQGSGIKVVAATEKTDKLLYSVDFKEPTALVMGNEGKGISESVLKLVDDKAKLPMQGSIGSLNVSVACGAFLYEVMRQRLD
- a CDS encoding replication-associated recombination protein A, which encodes MNKPLAERLRPLSLDDYLSQQHLVGPEAALRKQIKRDIIPSMIFWGPPGVGKTTLANIIANESGRPFFTLSAISSGVKDVREVIEKAKKSDGLFTTKNPILFIDEIHRFSKSQQDSLLGAVEKGWITLIGATTENPSFEVIPALLSRSQVYVLNSFSKDDLIALLKRAIAEDELISKKQIELQETEALLRLSGGDARKLLNIFELVVTSEEEDKVVITNDMVMNKVQQNTVLYDKTGEQHYDIISAFIKSIRGSDPNAAVYWLARMIEGGEDVKFIARRLLILASEDIGNANPTALILANNTFQAVSTIGHPESRIILSQCCIYLATSPKSNASYMAINEAQAMVKKTGNLPVPLAIRNAPTKLMKDLGYGEDYKYAHNYEGNFAAAEFLPKEVSNHTFFRPGNNQREQAQRDFLQKRWKGKYGY
- a CDS encoding rhomboid family intramembrane serine protease, giving the protein MKAEKSGNTDPFIFTTGVVGYPLLFVLAIWIVFWMEIRFGWDFTSFGIYPRSLEGLRGIVFSPFIHSGIKHLFHNTVPLFVLSLSLFYFYRKLSWKILFLGLLLSGFLTWLIGRPAFHIGASGMIYVLAGFLFFKGIFSRYFRLVALSLIVVFLYGGLLWYITPIDPKISWEGHLAGLLSGLIFALIYRQNIARAPKYEWEKETYREEEDPFMRHFDENGNFIENPDVEDDPLYVYHYKREEKDRPKEE